A single Thiohalobacter thiocyanaticus DNA region contains:
- a CDS encoding putative bifunctional diguanylate cyclase/phosphodiesterase — protein MRRFWSRSIRRQLMLGIALVHAVLMSIFVLDLVERQRQFLAEQSIAQASGLAKTLAANSASWVLSSDLEGLNEVLQSQASYPGLRYAMVVRPHGRVVAHTDRSKAGLYLQDRLSRSLFDDRPEPRLLLANRELVDTAYPIVANGELVGWARVGISQSAITAGLWGITRDGILYTLVAILVGSVFAFLMARGLTQGLQRLVVVADGIREGRRDMRAESARQDEIGQLAKNLNQMLDALAQRERDLSAAQADVQHLATRDTLTQLPNRLLLMDRLGQAILTAQREHHTLALLVIDLDRFKTINDSLGHHIGDQLIQQVAGRLSNCIGAGDTLARLGGDEFVVVRSEIAQPGEAGHLAQRINEELRQPYWIEGHELNSSCSIGISIYPDDGNDAQTLLRNADTAMYHAKEGGRGDFEFFSSDMNRRAVQRLKLENELRNALLRDEFRLLYQPQVDMRSGQVVGAESLIRWHHPEMGIVAPTDFIPVAEDTGLIRDIGAWVLREACRQQLRWCAAGLPPLRIAVNLSVRQVEPGLVDLVSRVLSDTGLDARYLDLEITESLLMHNLNANIAVLRQVSACGAQISMDDFGTGYSSLSSLKLFPVQTLKIDRSFVRDLVDDQDDANIVRSIVAMAHSLGLRIIAEGVENEDQLGYLRELGCDEYQGYLFSRPVTAAEFQTLFAGRAEGSA, from the coding sequence ATGCGGCGCTTCTGGAGCCGCTCGATCCGCCGGCAGCTGATGCTCGGGATCGCCCTGGTGCATGCGGTGCTGATGAGCATTTTCGTGCTGGATCTGGTCGAGCGGCAGCGCCAGTTCCTGGCGGAGCAGAGCATTGCCCAGGCCAGCGGCCTGGCCAAGACACTGGCCGCCAACAGCGCCTCCTGGGTGTTGTCCAGCGACCTGGAGGGCCTCAATGAGGTACTGCAGTCCCAGGCCAGTTATCCGGGCCTGCGCTACGCCATGGTGGTCAGGCCGCACGGCCGGGTCGTGGCGCACACCGACCGCAGCAAGGCGGGGCTGTATCTGCAGGATCGATTGAGCCGGTCGCTGTTCGACGACCGGCCCGAACCGCGGCTGCTGCTGGCCAACCGTGAACTGGTGGACACCGCGTATCCCATCGTTGCCAACGGCGAACTGGTGGGCTGGGCCCGGGTCGGCATCAGCCAGAGTGCCATTACGGCCGGACTGTGGGGGATCACCCGCGACGGTATCCTGTATACGCTGGTGGCGATTCTGGTCGGCTCGGTGTTCGCGTTTCTGATGGCGCGCGGCCTGACCCAGGGCCTGCAGCGGCTGGTCGTGGTGGCCGACGGTATCCGCGAGGGTCGCCGCGATATGCGCGCCGAGAGCGCCCGCCAGGACGAGATCGGCCAGCTGGCGAAGAACCTCAATCAGATGCTGGATGCGCTGGCTCAGCGGGAGCGGGATCTGAGCGCGGCCCAGGCCGATGTACAGCATCTCGCCACCCGCGACACCCTGACCCAGCTGCCCAATCGCCTGCTGCTGATGGATCGGCTGGGACAGGCGATCCTGACCGCGCAGCGCGAGCACCATACGCTGGCATTGCTGGTGATCGATCTGGACCGGTTCAAGACCATCAATGACTCGCTTGGACACCACATCGGTGATCAGCTGATCCAGCAGGTCGCCGGGCGACTGTCGAACTGCATCGGTGCGGGCGATACCCTGGCGCGGCTGGGCGGTGACGAGTTCGTCGTTGTGCGCAGCGAAATCGCGCAGCCGGGCGAGGCCGGACACCTGGCCCAGCGGATCAACGAGGAACTGCGCCAGCCCTACTGGATCGAAGGCCACGAACTGAACAGTTCCTGCAGTATCGGCATCAGCATCTATCCCGACGACGGCAACGATGCCCAGACCCTGCTGCGCAACGCCGACACCGCCATGTATCACGCCAAGGAAGGCGGCCGCGGTGATTTCGAGTTCTTCTCCAGCGACATGAACCGGCGTGCGGTGCAGCGCCTGAAGCTGGAAAACGAGTTGCGCAATGCCCTGCTGCGCGATGAATTCCGGCTGCTCTACCAGCCGCAGGTGGACATGCGCAGCGGCCAGGTGGTGGGTGCGGAATCCCTCATCCGCTGGCATCACCCGGAAATGGGCATCGTCGCGCCGACGGACTTCATACCCGTCGCCGAGGACACCGGGCTGATCCGGGACATCGGCGCCTGGGTGCTGCGCGAGGCCTGCCGGCAGCAGTTGCGCTGGTGCGCCGCCGGACTGCCGCCGCTGCGCATTGCGGTGAACCTGTCCGTGCGCCAGGTCGAGCCGGGGCTGGTCGATCTGGTGTCCCGGGTGCTGTCCGATACCGGGCTGGATGCGCGTTACCTCGACCTGGAGATCACCGAAAGCCTGTTGATGCACAATCTCAACGCAAATATCGCCGTTCTGCGCCAGGTCAGTGCCTGCGGCGCGCAGATCTCCATGGACGATTTCGGTACCGGCTATTCCTCGCTGAGCTCGCTCAAGCTGTTCCCGGTGCAGACGCTGAAGATCGACCGCAGCTTCGTACGTGATCTGGTGGATGATCAGGATGATGCCAATATTGTGCGCAGTATCGTCGCCATGGCCCACAGCCTGGGTCTGCGCATCATTGCCGAGGGGGTGGAGAACGAAGACCAGCTGGGCTACCTGCGCGAACTCGGCTGTGACGAATACCAGGGCTACCTGTTCAGTCGTCCGGTGACGGCGGCGGAGTTCCAGACGCTGTTCGCTGGCAGGGCGGAAGGTTCGGCATGA
- a CDS encoding transglutaminase domain-containing protein → MWIRTTCNLEFRLEVPTPLILMLRARSSARQWIARESYSLIPNVPVQEYTDIFGNLCQRLIAPAGEFQVRTSAVAILNVSPDQAPVGGFVDIPDLPDTAMMYLLPSRYCESDRFGNMAREIVAGLPLGYPQVAGISDWIRSSIRYAPGTSAFPISAVEVNLQGQGVCRDLSHLGIALCRALSIPARMVVGYLHELDPMDMHSWFEAYIGNRWHTFDPSCSSLHDGARLAVAYGRDAADVAIYTQFGPPARFSDMEVTVQQLENAPD, encoded by the coding sequence ATGTGGATACGCACCACATGCAATCTCGAGTTCAGGCTCGAGGTTCCCACCCCCCTGATACTCATGCTCCGGGCGCGCAGCAGCGCGCGGCAGTGGATTGCGCGGGAGAGTTACAGTCTGATACCCAATGTGCCGGTGCAGGAATATACGGACATCTTCGGCAACCTGTGCCAGCGCCTGATCGCACCGGCGGGAGAATTTCAGGTCCGCACCTCGGCTGTCGCGATCCTGAATGTCAGTCCAGACCAGGCGCCGGTCGGCGGCTTCGTCGACATCCCGGACCTGCCGGATACGGCCATGATGTATCTGCTGCCGAGCCGCTACTGCGAATCCGACCGCTTCGGCAACATGGCGCGGGAAATCGTGGCGGGCCTGCCGCTCGGCTATCCTCAGGTGGCCGGCATCAGCGACTGGATCCGCAGCAGTATCCGCTACGCACCCGGCACGAGCGCGTTTCCGATCTCTGCAGTGGAGGTGAATCTGCAGGGGCAGGGAGTGTGCCGTGACCTGTCACACCTGGGCATCGCCCTGTGCCGGGCACTGAGTATTCCGGCACGCATGGTGGTCGGCTATCTGCATGAGCTCGACCCCATGGATATGCACAGCTGGTTCGAGGCCTATATCGGTAACCGCTGGCATACCTTCGACCCCAGCTGCAGCAGCCTGCATGATGGCGCGCGCCTGGCCGTGGCCTATGGCCGCGATGCCGCCGACGTGGCCATCTACACCCAGTTCGGCCCGCCGGCCAGGTTCAGTGACATGGAAGTCACGGTGCAACAACTGGAGAACGCGCCGGACTGA
- a CDS encoding sensor domain-containing diguanylate cyclase, protein MNQTRHSDSPAPALTRFVTGYARLLAGILALAPLLAVAYIHYQQDPVRVFEHHSFHVGAIGIAILLGAFISYVTWRCYMASGERLLRWLALGLLGFTLVYAPHGFLTHFAADNPWLFLLYGPVSRLIMAACFLIALLHYGDAADAPERRARGWGAALAGFLVLDALVALVAVSPWRAAPALRLTLEYLAIAMYVAGVGWMLLRRVRGSLMGLYAIAMLWFAQSSWAFTLGLPWNHQWWLAHLVFAAGFLLLSYGVVQAYLTTGSFTRIYSQAELMAQILAQKRRAERAMVELQQANSDLTRLAATDALTGAANRREFMSRLEQEAARARRGEQTLSLLMFDLDHFKVVNDEHGHQAGDEVLKVVADLAREVLRPSDVLGRLGGEEFAVLLPAAELDLACQVAERLRQRLEREVIRVGDAQVRITLSVGVDQLCPDADSVRDLIQRTDTRLYRAKEAGRNRVEPEPGGGRGD, encoded by the coding sequence ATGAATCAAACCAGGCATTCCGATTCCCCCGCACCGGCGCTGACCCGGTTCGTTACGGGCTACGCGCGCCTGCTTGCAGGGATACTTGCGCTGGCGCCGTTGCTGGCGGTTGCCTACATACACTACCAGCAGGACCCGGTCAGGGTGTTCGAGCACCACAGCTTCCATGTCGGCGCCATCGGCATTGCCATCCTTCTGGGGGCCTTCATCAGTTATGTGACCTGGCGCTGCTATATGGCCAGCGGCGAGCGACTGCTGCGCTGGCTGGCGCTGGGCCTGCTCGGATTCACGCTGGTGTATGCGCCGCACGGGTTTCTGACCCACTTCGCCGCCGACAACCCCTGGCTGTTTCTGCTCTATGGCCCGGTCTCCAGGCTGATAATGGCGGCCTGCTTCCTGATCGCGTTGCTGCACTACGGGGACGCAGCGGATGCCCCCGAGCGGCGCGCGCGGGGCTGGGGTGCCGCGTTGGCCGGATTTCTCGTCCTCGACGCGCTGGTTGCGCTGGTGGCGGTCTCGCCCTGGCGCGCAGCGCCCGCGCTGCGTCTGACGCTGGAATACCTGGCCATCGCCATGTATGTCGCGGGCGTTGGCTGGATGCTGCTGCGCCGCGTGCGCGGCTCGCTCATGGGGCTGTATGCCATCGCCATGCTCTGGTTTGCGCAGTCATCCTGGGCCTTCACCCTGGGCCTGCCCTGGAATCACCAGTGGTGGCTGGCGCATCTCGTCTTCGCTGCGGGCTTTCTTCTGCTCAGCTACGGCGTGGTCCAGGCCTACCTCACCACCGGCTCCTTTACCCGTATCTACTCCCAGGCCGAGTTGATGGCGCAGATCCTGGCCCAGAAACGGCGCGCGGAGCGGGCCATGGTCGAGTTGCAGCAGGCCAACTCGGATCTGACCCGACTGGCCGCCACGGATGCGCTGACCGGCGCGGCCAATCGCCGTGAATTCATGTCCCGGCTTGAACAGGAGGCGGCCCGTGCCCGCAGAGGGGAGCAGACCCTGTCGCTGCTCATGTTCGATCTGGATCACTTCAAGGTGGTCAATGACGAGCACGGGCATCAGGCCGGTGACGAGGTGCTGAAGGTCGTCGCCGACCTGGCCCGGGAGGTGCTGCGCCCGAGCGACGTGCTGGGCCGGCTGGGAGGCGAGGAATTCGCCGTGCTGCTGCCCGCCGCGGAACTGGATCTGGCCTGCCAGGTCGCGGAGCGGCTGCGTCAACGGCTGGAGCGTGAGGTCATCCGGGTCGGGGATGCGCAGGTGCGCATCACCCTGAGTGTCGGCGTGGATCAGTTATGCCCGGACGCAGACAGCGTCCGGGATCTGATTCAGCGTACCGATACCCGGCTGTACCGGGCCAAGGAGGCCGGACGCAACCGCGTTGAACCGGAGCCGGGCGGGGGACGGGGCGACTAG
- a CDS encoding putative bifunctional diguanylate cyclase/phosphodiesterase yields the protein MAEAVRGSRRVNNAGTVLVTGVLLVLFAAGNYLLPLSQAQVHWWANAFWTLGSLLTGLKCLAAARGGAGPMRRAWLFFALACLSWFAGMLVWDYQELLLGRYTPFPYWSDIGFLGFGVLMAIGLLFYNAASSRMPVGLLELSQLGIFVSSILIIHLAVFAEPIRRLSDQPVVLSVALAYPVIYMALFVYALAVLWGRMEGRVRRNMGYVIAAIATHATVNTLYAYSLLDAAYAAGHILDIFWLLGFGLLYIAAVDFGSNREGAVPPMSLRRQVTRQDRMVPVLALVLTFLALLLSYPELDARNFQQLLIMVLILLVFVALREWASNALVLRHIQEVETSEANLRRFFAISPAMVSITRAVDGAFYDVNEAFCVACGYAREELLGKSVAELGLWPDADRRDSIVNEVMAKDRVEGLDVRMRTRAGEDRELLVSIVRISLNDDAYLLSTAVDVTDRRRAEAEMSKLSSALEQTADMVMITDRSGVAEYVNPAFEQVTGYTRDTILGSTPRLLKSGKQGGSFYQALWGQILAGEVFNDVLVNKRNDGSLFYEQKSIAPLRDNDGRITHFISTGRDISERMQVEERLRFLAHHDTLTELPNRTLLLERLGRSLAAARAAGRLLCVLFLDLDRFKFVNDTLGHEAGDTLLRQLGGRLMRALRAHDSIARFGGDEFVIVAENIDNVGEARQLAERLLAVFRQPFMIDDNSLNVAASVGIGLFPYDGEDAGTLLRHADAAMYRAKERGGNTYEFYAEEIGAHAEKRLLLENELRRALNRDEFVLHYQPQVDSATGRPCGFEALIRWQHPERGLVPPGDFIPILEETGMIVEVGDWVLQTALRQLADWHRRGWDGLTMAVNLSSRQFERSGLPETLERALNEHGLDPGVLELEITEGTLMQDVASTTFTLQQLSRSGFGIALDDFGTGYSSLSYLSKFPFTTLKIDRAFVRDIPGDPDHTAITRAIVAMGQGLRLRLVAEGVETEEQRAFLNGLGCSLMQGYLYSRPLSAAAATAWLADSV from the coding sequence GTGGCCGAGGCCGTCCGGGGCAGCCGGCGGGTGAACAACGCCGGCACGGTGCTGGTGACCGGCGTACTACTGGTCCTGTTTGCCGCCGGCAATTACCTGTTGCCGCTGAGCCAGGCACAAGTCCACTGGTGGGCCAACGCATTCTGGACCCTGGGTTCGCTGCTGACGGGGCTGAAATGCCTCGCGGCGGCGCGCGGCGGCGCCGGCCCCATGCGCCGGGCCTGGCTGTTCTTCGCCCTGGCCTGTCTGTCCTGGTTCGCGGGGATGCTGGTCTGGGATTACCAGGAACTGCTGCTGGGGCGCTATACCCCCTTCCCCTACTGGTCGGACATCGGTTTTCTCGGCTTCGGCGTACTGATGGCCATCGGGCTGCTGTTCTACAATGCAGCCAGTTCGCGGATGCCGGTCGGGCTGCTGGAGTTGAGTCAGCTCGGCATCTTCGTCTCCAGCATCCTCATCATCCACCTGGCGGTGTTCGCTGAACCGATCCGCAGGCTTTCCGATCAGCCCGTTGTTCTGTCAGTCGCGCTGGCCTATCCGGTCATCTACATGGCGCTGTTCGTCTATGCGCTGGCCGTGCTGTGGGGCCGCATGGAAGGCAGGGTGCGTCGCAATATGGGGTACGTCATCGCCGCGATCGCAACGCACGCGACCGTCAATACCCTGTATGCCTACAGCCTGCTCGATGCCGCCTATGCCGCGGGGCATATCCTGGATATATTCTGGCTGCTGGGCTTCGGCCTGCTCTATATTGCGGCAGTGGACTTCGGAAGCAACCGGGAGGGGGCGGTCCCTCCCATGTCGCTGCGCCGACAGGTCACGCGTCAGGATCGGATGGTGCCGGTGCTCGCGCTGGTACTGACCTTCCTTGCCCTGCTGCTGTCCTATCCCGAACTCGATGCCAGGAATTTCCAGCAGCTGCTGATTATGGTGCTGATCCTGCTCGTGTTCGTGGCCCTGCGCGAGTGGGCCAGCAACGCGCTCGTGCTCAGGCATATCCAGGAGGTCGAGACTTCAGAGGCGAACCTGAGGCGCTTTTTCGCCATCTCACCGGCGATGGTGTCGATAACACGTGCCGTGGACGGCGCCTTTTACGATGTCAACGAGGCCTTCTGCGTTGCCTGCGGCTATGCCCGCGAGGAACTGCTCGGAAAAAGCGTGGCTGAACTCGGGCTCTGGCCGGATGCCGATCGGCGCGACAGCATCGTCAATGAGGTCATGGCGAAGGACAGGGTGGAGGGGCTGGATGTAAGGATGCGCACGCGCGCCGGCGAGGACCGCGAACTGCTGGTTTCCATCGTGCGCATCAGCCTGAATGACGATGCCTATCTGCTCTCCACTGCGGTCGATGTGACTGACCGCCGGCGGGCCGAGGCCGAGATGAGCAAGCTCTCCAGCGCGCTGGAGCAGACCGCCGATATGGTCATGATCACCGACCGCAGCGGGGTGGCCGAGTACGTCAATCCGGCCTTCGAGCAGGTCACCGGCTATACCCGCGACACGATCCTCGGCAGCACGCCGCGGCTGCTCAAGTCCGGCAAGCAGGGGGGAAGCTTCTACCAGGCGCTGTGGGGGCAGATACTCGCGGGGGAAGTGTTCAATGATGTCCTGGTCAACAAGCGCAACGACGGTTCCCTGTTCTATGAACAGAAATCCATCGCCCCGCTGCGTGACAACGACGGGCGCATCACTCATTTCATCTCCACCGGCCGTGATATCAGCGAGCGCATGCAGGTCGAGGAGCGGCTGCGCTTCCTTGCTCATCACGACACCCTGACCGAGTTGCCCAATCGTACCCTGCTGCTGGAGCGGCTCGGCCGCAGCCTGGCGGCGGCGCGTGCTGCCGGGCGGCTGCTGTGCGTGCTGTTCCTGGATCTGGACCGTTTCAAATTCGTCAATGACACCCTGGGCCACGAGGCCGGCGATACGCTGCTGCGACAGCTGGGCGGCCGGCTGATGCGGGCCCTGCGGGCCCATGACAGCATCGCCCGCTTCGGTGGTGATGAATTCGTCATCGTGGCCGAGAACATCGACAATGTCGGCGAGGCCAGGCAGCTGGCCGAGCGCCTGCTGGCCGTGTTCAGGCAGCCCTTCATGATCGACGACAACTCCCTCAACGTGGCGGCGAGTGTGGGGATCGGGCTGTTTCCCTACGATGGCGAAGATGCCGGCACCCTGCTCCGCCACGCCGATGCCGCCATGTACCGGGCCAAGGAGAGGGGCGGCAACACCTATGAGTTCTATGCCGAAGAAATCGGCGCGCACGCCGAGAAACGGCTGCTGCTGGAGAACGAGCTCAGGCGGGCGCTGAACCGGGATGAGTTCGTGCTGCACTACCAGCCGCAGGTGGATAGCGCCACCGGCCGCCCCTGCGGCTTCGAGGCCCTGATCCGCTGGCAGCATCCGGAGCGGGGACTGGTGCCTCCGGGGGATTTCATTCCCATCCTGGAGGAGACGGGGATGATCGTCGAGGTCGGGGACTGGGTCCTGCAGACCGCGCTTCGCCAGCTGGCCGACTGGCACCGCCGGGGCTGGGACGGACTGACCATGGCGGTGAACCTGTCCAGCCGGCAGTTCGAGCGCAGCGGCCTGCCGGAGACGCTGGAGCGTGCGCTGAATGAACACGGACTGGACCCGGGCGTGCTGGAACTGGAGATCACGGAAGGGACGCTGATGCAGGACGTGGCCTCCACCACCTTCACCCTGCAGCAGCTCAGCCGCAGCGGCTTCGGCATCGCGCTGGATGATTTCGGCACCGGCTATTCATCGCTCAGCTATCTGAGTAAGTTTCCCTTTACCACCCTGAAGATCGACCGTGCCTTCGTGCGCGACATCCCGGGTGATCCCGATCACACGGCCATCACCCGTGCCATCGTGGCGATGGGGCAGGGCCTGCGATTGCGGCTGGTCGCTGAGGGTGTGGAGACGGAGGAGCAGCGTGCCTTCCTGAACGGGCTGGGCTGCAGCCTGATGCAGGGCTATCTGTACAGCCGGCCGCTGTCAGCGGCTGCGGCAACGGCCTGGCTGGCCGACTCGGTCTGA
- a CDS encoding ribulose bisphosphate carboxylase small subunit yields the protein MQPAPTISPAIHLPHLEEVSTLLRDHLQGDWIVRIEHRAPDTLPRSLWRTWGRTQYTRQGADRVMDRILDCHAANPEHAIRLCAEKLRPQARLVYWIHPGDTAGETDS from the coding sequence ATGCAGCCAGCGCCAACCATCAGTCCCGCCATTCACCTGCCGCACCTCGAGGAGGTCAGCACCCTCCTGCGCGACCACCTGCAGGGCGACTGGATCGTGCGCATCGAGCACCGCGCCCCCGACACCCTGCCCCGTTCGCTGTGGCGCACCTGGGGACGCACGCAGTACACCCGCCAGGGCGCCGACCGGGTCATGGACCGGATCCTGGACTGCCACGCCGCCAACCCGGAACACGCCATCCGGCTCTGCGCGGAGAAGCTGCGGCCGCAGGCACGCCTGGTGTACTGGATCCATCCGGGCGACACCGCGGGCGAGACCGATAGCTGA
- a CDS encoding phosphate/phosphite/phosphonate ABC transporter substrate-binding protein, translating to MCMLLGACDRPGQPGYEPDYGSEPEAVRPEYLFGVHPQRNPAKLHAVFGPLVEYLNARIPEVRFVFEASRHYDSFDEKIAARHFAFLLPNPYETLLAIDQGYRVFAKMGRDTDLRGLILVRRDSDIREVADLRGRTVSFPAPTALAATMLPQYFLYNRGLDPHRDIEVRYVGSMESSLLNIQRGNVAAGTVYPPAWRMFLKERPDLADDLMILWETEFLPDNSVMARDDVPPELVARVAQALLAMQEEPAGREVLASMDTPRFEAADNATYDPVRDFMQRYREAFGSQE from the coding sequence ATGTGCATGCTGCTTGGTGCCTGTGACCGACCCGGCCAACCCGGCTACGAGCCCGACTACGGATCCGAGCCTGAAGCCGTACGCCCGGAGTACCTCTTCGGCGTTCATCCTCAACGCAATCCCGCCAAGCTGCACGCAGTCTTCGGCCCGTTGGTGGAATATCTCAATGCCCGGATTCCCGAGGTGCGTTTCGTCTTCGAGGCCTCCCGCCATTACGACAGCTTCGATGAAAAGATCGCCGCCCGCCATTTCGCCTTTCTGTTGCCCAACCCCTACGAAACCCTGCTGGCGATCGATCAGGGCTACCGGGTGTTCGCCAAGATGGGCCGGGACACGGACCTGCGCGGCCTGATCCTGGTGCGGCGCGACAGCGACATCCGCGAGGTCGCCGATCTCCGGGGCAGGACGGTCAGCTTCCCCGCTCCGACCGCGCTGGCGGCCACCATGCTGCCTCAATATTTTCTCTATAACCGCGGGCTGGACCCGCACCGTGACATAGAGGTGCGCTATGTCGGCTCGATGGAGTCCTCGCTGCTGAATATCCAGCGCGGCAATGTGGCCGCCGGCACCGTCTATCCGCCGGCCTGGCGGATGTTTCTCAAGGAGCGCCCGGACCTGGCCGACGATCTGATGATATTGTGGGAGACGGAATTCCTGCCGGACAATTCGGTCATGGCACGGGACGATGTGCCGCCGGAGCTGGTGGCACGGGTGGCGCAGGCACTGCTCGCAATGCAGGAAGAGCCCGCCGGGCGGGAGGTCCTGGCGAGCATGGATACCCCTCGTTTCGAGGCCGCGGACAACGCAACATACGATCCTGTGAGAGACTTCATGCAACGCTATCGCGAGGCCTTCGGGTCACAGGAATAA
- a CDS encoding PEP-CTERM sorting domain-containing protein → MRPRTGATAAGRCLLCAAVLAGLASYSTLSQAAFILEIDTDGLDDGAVNYNSGFSYGGDTTTASSSVSSAAYGASGGDSIFGGDGVFDPDTYLYSYTPGTTPDNLVIPAGTDLGGGYLASGLVGGGAGTYRVYATWPFTTNVSGGDTRYTISTSGAPDLVVELDQNNLGDEWIFLGDISYTDLLAPITVTQQSQSNTFVSMRAYGLLFEQITPRSTIPEPTTFALFGLGLLALAFRQRGRLRG, encoded by the coding sequence GTGAGACCCCGAACCGGCGCCACGGCTGCCGGCAGATGTCTGCTGTGTGCGGCCGTGCTGGCGGGCCTGGCGTCCTACAGTACCCTGTCGCAGGCGGCGTTCATCCTCGAAATCGACACCGACGGTCTGGATGACGGGGCGGTGAACTACAACTCCGGGTTCAGCTACGGGGGCGATACGACGACCGCGTCATCGAGTGTCTCTTCGGCGGCCTACGGCGCCAGTGGTGGCGACAGCATCTTCGGCGGTGACGGCGTGTTCGATCCGGACACCTATCTTTACAGCTACACCCCCGGCACCACGCCTGACAACCTCGTGATCCCGGCCGGAACCGATCTGGGCGGAGGATATCTTGCCAGCGGCCTGGTCGGCGGCGGTGCCGGGACCTACCGCGTCTATGCCACCTGGCCATTCACCACCAATGTCAGCGGCGGCGATACCCGTTACACCATCTCCACCAGCGGTGCACCTGACCTGGTGGTCGAACTGGATCAGAACAACCTGGGCGATGAATGGATATTCCTGGGGGATATCAGCTACACCGATCTGCTGGCCCCGATCACCGTAACCCAGCAGAGTCAGTCGAACACCTTCGTTTCCATGCGTGCGTACGGCCTGCTGTTCGAGCAGATCACGCCGCGGTCGACGATCCCCGAGCCCACAACATTCGCCCTGTTCGGGTTGGGGCTGCTCGCGCTCGCCTTCCGGCAGCGGGGGCGGCTCAGGGGGTAG
- a CDS encoding DUF2784 domain-containing protein: MIYHWLADLVLFAHLLFILFVLLGGGLALRWPGIVWLHLPAAVWGALVEIFAWPCPLTPLENALRARAGETGYAGGFIEHYLQPLIYPGWLTADIGLVLGAGVIVVNLFIYAVVIAASRRRA; this comes from the coding sequence ATGATCTATCACTGGCTGGCGGATCTGGTCCTGTTCGCGCACCTGCTCTTCATCCTGTTCGTGCTGCTGGGCGGGGGGCTGGCGCTGCGCTGGCCCGGTATCGTCTGGCTGCATCTGCCCGCCGCGGTCTGGGGGGCGCTGGTCGAGATCTTCGCCTGGCCCTGCCCGCTGACCCCGCTGGAGAATGCGCTGCGCGCCCGGGCGGGTGAGACGGGCTATGCCGGCGGTTTCATCGAGCATTACCTGCAGCCCCTCATCTATCCCGGCTGGCTGACGGCGGATATCGGCCTGGTGCTCGGCGCTGGAGTGATCGTGGTCAACCTGTTCATCTACGCAGTGGTGATCGCAGCGTCGCGTCGCCGGGCCTAG